In Danaus plexippus chromosome 6, MEX_DaPlex, whole genome shotgun sequence, a single window of DNA contains:
- the LOC116779276 gene encoding C-type mannose receptor 2-like: MLSLLLLLLYQICQQNFLSAQKFRMDYMWAHSHKTFYRLHDLATDWFQARQMCESEGTTLLIPDTLEEIENLKLLMSNMKAHYTAIFIGIHDNFSVGNYLTVKGQPITGTILELLWAEGMPDNVNGTEHCVVMTREGLFEDRPCTDIYPFVCKIRGNDTVYNQACDNFDAGYAPHKAISGKCYKFHEEPLSWHDAFLACNLEEGRLAIINSAKEASVVIGFLGENLNSNVPDPNILHIGFSDLMFQNQYRTITGETLENAGYASWTPMKEDLKETYNKRCGAISRTGFLKTTYCNSPAMFLCERIINKTKINAY; the protein is encoded by the exons aTGTTATCGCttcttttgttacttttatatcaaatatgtcaacaaaattttttaagcg CTCAGAAATTCCGCATGGATTATATGTGGGCACATTCCCACAAGACATTCTACAGACTTCACGATTTAGCTACGGATTGGTTTCAAGCGAGACAAATGTGTGAATCAGAAGGTACTACATTACTTATACCGGATACATTGGAAGAAATAGAAAACTTAAAACTACTTATGAGTAACATGAAGGCACATTATACTGCTATATTTATAGGAATACATGATAATTTTTCCGTTGGAAATTATCTCACCGTCAAAG GACAACCAATAACAGGTACAATTTTAGAATTGCTTTGGGCAGAAGGTATGCCAGACAACGTCAATGGTACAGAACACTGCGTTGTTATGACCAGAGAGGGTCTCTTTGAGGATCGTCCATGTACCGACATTTACCCATTTGTGTGTAAAATACGTGGAAACGATACAGTTTATAATCAGGCCTGTGACAATTTTGACGCAG gctACGCTCCACATAAAGCAATAAGTGGCAAATGCTATAAATTTCACGAAGAACCTTTATCTTGGCATGACGCTTTTTTGGCTTGTAACCTGGAGGAGGGACGTTTAGCTATTATAAACTCAGCAAAAGAGGCGAGTGTTGTAATAGGGTTCCTCGGAGAAAACTTAAATAGCAATGTACCCGAtccaaatatattacacattgGATTTAGTGACTTGATGTTTCAAAATCAATACAGAACTATAACAG GAGAAACCTTAGAGAACGCTGGATATGCTTCGTGGACTCCGATGAAAGAAGATTTGAAAGAAACTTATAACAAGCGTTGCGGAGCCATATCTCGAACGGGTTTCCTTAAAACGACTTATTGTAATAGCCCTGCTATGTTTCTGTgtgaaagaataataaataaaacaaaaataaacgcaTATTAA